The Deltaproteobacteria bacterium genomic interval GTTGTTTTCATAACGGACTGTGACTTGTGATTTGCCGTCTGGTCGGAGGAAGGGGAGCGCTTTGCTCTTTCTTGCCTCAGACAAACGGCGTGTGATTTTGTGAGCCCATGTGATGGGAGCCGGCATGAGTTCGGGAGTTTCATTGCAGGCGAAACCAAACATCAAACCCTGATCTCCCGCACCTTGTTCTTTAAAAAGTCCTTCTCCTTCGTTAACACCTTGGGCAATATCCAGAGATTGTTTGTCGAGTGTTACCAAAACACCGCAGGTTTGATAATCAAATCCGTAAGCGGCATCGGTGTAACCAATTTCCTGAATTGTTTTTCGTGCCACGGCGGGAATGTCGACATAACAATTGGTGGTAACTTCGCCGGCAATTAAAGCCAGTCCTGTTGTGACTAACGTTTCACACGCAACCCTAGCTTTTTGATCCTGCGCCAGGATGGCATCAAGTACCGCGTCTGAAATCTGGTCTGCAACTTTGTCGGGATGTCCTTCTGTGACCGACTCGGAACTGAAAAGATAACGACTGCTCATTAGGGGCCTCCTCCCTGATTGATAAAAAAGCCGTTTCAAATAATTTTGGATAGTAGAAAACAGCCTTTGCAATAGACGGATTGCCTATCGGGGTCGGAAGTCCCTGTCAACTTTAAATTAGATTTTAAAATTTTTAAAAATTACTTATGCGGCAATTGACAGACCTGTACGCTTTACCTGATAGGAAAAGGAACGGGGATCGGGCGATTTAAGATCCTCCGGAGTCATTGCCAAAACCTCTAACAATGGTGAAACCTTGGCCGCTATACGTGACAAATTTTCAAGAATTTCCATTTCAGATTTCTTGCGAAAATCGGGTGACACGATTACGAGATCAATATCACTATGCGACTTGGCAGAGCCTGTGGCATAGGAGCCAAACAATATCACCTTGCTGACTTTATACTGTTTTGCAACCTCCCCTACATACCGGCGAACGATACTTATTACTTGATTTTTTGTTTTAACCATTTTGACAGTTCCTGTGTTTTTTTAAAAAAAAACTTTGCCTTTAGGCCTGTGCAAACTTTGGATAAAGCCTGCTTGTATTCTCCATAACGTGCTTTGATATAATATGGATTCAAATCAGCCAGTAGCACACGAAACTCTTCGCTCATCTCATCATAACATTGTGCATCTTGGGCCAAGCGCACAAGATTGTGAACAAATGGCGGCGCTTTGCCATGTGATGCTACAACGGCTTTCAACATTTTTTCAAGCGACTGCTGACACATAAACGCAACGTACAAGTATCGCCCGCCTTTGAGGACGTGAGAAATGCTCTTCAAATCATACTCCGCCCGTTCAACCCACTGTCGTGTCAATGAATCCATTTTAGATTTTTTCGTCTTCGTCGCACAGAATTTTGTAGAGGGCCAAGGCGTCTTCGGCTTTGAGCATTTTCTCTCTTAAGGTTGGGCTTTTGAGTAATCGGGAAAGGCGGGCCAGCAATTTGAGATGTTCCGTCGTGGCATCTTCCGGAGCCAATAATACAAAATAGAGATGGGTTGGTTTGTTGTCGTAGGCTTGAAAATCAATTCCCTTCAAACTGCGTCCAAAAATCATGATGATTTTTGAAAGTTGTTTCATTTTGCCATGAGGGATGGCGATGCCGTCTTGTATTCCTGTGGAGCCGAGTTTTTCCCTTTCCAGCAGGACATGGGCGATATCATCTTTTTTTAATTCCGGATAAGCCTTCGCGGCGGCCTGAGCAAATTCCATCAGGCAGTCGACTTTGTTTTGGGAAACCAAGTCGGGCAAAATCAAATCTTTCGATAAAGTGTCTGCAAGTTTCATGAAAAAAGAATGTGTTTCCTTTTGGGGGCGGGAGTCTAGTCTAAAAAGACAAATAAAGGCAACAGCTTTTTAAAATGAAAATTTAATTATTTCAAAGCTGAAAGCTGACCGCTGATTGCTGACCGCTTTTTTCAGGATTTATGTTCTTTGAGGCGTTCTTTGTATTTTTTGAGCTGGCGTTCCAATTTTGCCACGGCTTTGTCGATGGAGGTATACATGTCTTCGCTCTTCTCATGGCTGATATATTGGATGCCATTGGCGTTAAGAGTTACCTCGACCACATGATTGAAACGCTCCACGCCGAAAATAATGTGGGCTTGAGTTGGCTTAACAAGATATTTTCCGAGTTTGGTTAATTTGTCCAACGTGTGGGTTTTGAGAGCATCGCTTGCGTTGATGTTGCGGAACGTGAATGTTGTTTCCATTAGATTTGCCTCTTTCTTCTGGAGGAGGGGAGTATCCCCAAAACTTCGCGGTATTTGGCCACAGTTCGCCTTGCAATGTCAACATGATGTTGGGTTTTTAAAATGGTTGTTATTTCCTGATCGCTCAAAGGTTTCTGAGGCGACTCTTGGGCGATCAATTTTTGGAGATGGTTTTTGACCACTTCAGAAGCAATCCCTTCTCCTTCGTTATTTCCAAGGCTGGAATTGAAAAAATATTTGAGTTCAAAAATACCGCGTGGCGTATGAACATATTTGTTGGTGGTCACACGGCTGATGGTGGATTCATGCATGCCGATATCTTCTGCGACATCTTTTAGAACCATTGGTTTAAGAGACGTTGTCCCTTTGTCGAAAAATTCCTTCTGAAATTTGACGATACTTTTTGTTACCCTATATAAAGTGCGTTGGCGTTGGTGAATGCTTTTGATGAGCCACAAGGCTTGGCGCAATTTGTCCTGAATATATTCCTTGGCCTGATTGCCCACGGTTTCTCCCGCCATGATGGCGCGTCGATAAAGCGGACTGACAGTTAGTTTGGGAAGTCCATCATCGTTGAGGAAAACGACATATTCTTTTCCCATTTTTTGCACATGAACATCCGGAGTGATGTATTGCGGTTCCGCATTGGAGTAGGCTCGACCCGGTTTTGGATCAAGCTGATGAATGACTTTCGCAATTTCCTGAACATGTTCAAACGAGATGCCCAATGTTTTTGATATTTGTCTGTAATCGTGTCGCTCCAAATCTCCCATGTGATTCTCAATAATTTTCGTTAAAAGTTTTGCCTCGTCGCCGCCCATGTGGGCACATTGCAAAAGAAGACATTCTTTTAAATCTCGGGCGGCAACGCCGATGGGGTCGAAAGTTTGAACTTTTTTGAGGCAAGCCTCTACTTGTTCTTTTGTCGCGTGGGTTCTTTCAGCAATTTCCTGAACGGTTGCCTGAAGATAACCGTCTTCATTGATGTTGCCAAGAATCTCCTCGGCAATGTTTGCCTCGATTCCCTTCAAACCGGAAAGACCCAACTGCCAGAAAAGGTGATCTTGAAGTGTCTCTGTTCTTGTGAGGGTGTTTTCGTAGGTGGGGAGATCGTCTCCATCTGTTTTGCGTTCAAAGGTGTAGGAGGGGATATTATTGCTTTCAATATAATTTTCCCAATCGAAATTGGCCGGTTCTTTTAATTCGCCGTCTTTATTTCCGATTTCGTCGGAGAGATGTTCGTGTCCCTTATCTTCTTCTTTTGCTTTTTCAAGTTGTTCGCCGTGGGATTCATCTTCCGCCTGCAATTTTTGTGTTTCGCTTTCCTCATCTTCTTCTTCAAGACACGGGTTTTCAACGAGTTCTTTTTGGACGAGATTGGCTAATTCAAGACGGGAGAGTTGTAATAGTTTGATTGCTTGTTGCAACTGGGGGGTTACAACCAGTTGCTGTGAGAGCTTCATGCTTTGTTTGATTTCAAGAGCCATAACAAACTCCAGAGCACGTCATTCTGAGCCGCAGGCGAAGAATCCAATCGGGAGATCCTTCGCTCCGCTCAGGATGACACTTGCAAAAGCAATTACGCCAATCAAGGCAACCCAATGATAGAGTGGAAATGAAACATAAGTCAATCTTCTCAAGCCCTGTCAGAGAAACTTTTTTTCTTGATTTTTGCGATAGGTGATGCCTGTCTCGAGACGACTTTGGGTTCTCCGGTTTTTTGGTTTGTCCAGTTCCGCCTCTTGGCAAAAGCAAGTCCTGCTTGAATAAAATGGGAAAAGAGGGGATGGGCATTCATCGGTTTGGAACGGTATTCGGGGTGAAATTGACACCCCAAAAACCATGGGTGATCGGTCAGTTCCATGATTTCAACAAGATTCGTCGTGGGACAAACTCCTGAAATTTTGAGTCCTGCGTCAGATAAATTTTTTGTGAATTGGTTGTTGAATTCGTAACGATGCCTGTGCCTTTCGTTGATTTCTTTTTCTTCATAAGCTTCCAAAGCCTTTGTCCCTTTTTCAATATTGCAGGGATAAGACCCCAGACGCATGGTTGCACCTTTGTTGAGAACCGCTTTTTGTTCCGTCATGATATCGATGACGGGGTAGGGTGTTTTGGGATCAAATTCGGTGCTGTTGGCGCCTTCCAGTTTGCATAAATCTCTTGCGATTTCAATTACGGCGAGTTGCATGCCGAGACAAATACCGAAGAAGGGAATTTTATTTTCTCTGGCGTAACGGATCGTCTTGATTTTTCCCTCAATGCCTCTTTCTCCAAAACCACCGGGAACCAAAATGGCGTGAGCTTTTGTTAACGTTTCCCACGATGCTTTTTCATCAATCATTTCGGAATCAATGTAATCAAGACAAACGCGCACCTTATTTGCAAATCCGGCATGACACAGAGCTTCGTTTAAACTTTTATAGGAATCTTTCAGGTGCACATATTTTCCCACAACGGCAATGTGCACCTCTCCTTGAGGGTTGCGGATATTTTCGGTGAGGGTTTTCCATTCTTTAAGGTCGGGTGTGCGCGTCCAGATATTCAGGAGTTCGACAATTTTTTCGTCCACCCCTTCCTCGTGAAAATTGAGAGGGACTTCGTAAATACTTTTTGCATCTTTGGCAGAGAATACGCAATTGGCGGGAAGGTTGCAGAACAGCGAAATCTTGGCGCGGATTTCTTTTGAAAGATCGCGGTCGGTTCTGCATAAAAGAATGTCGGGCTGAATACCAATCTCTCTTAATTTTTGAACGCTGTGTTGCGTGGGTTTTGTTTTTAATTCTCCGGCGGCATCGATGTGGGGAACCAGTGTGACATGGGCATAAAGCACATTTTCTTCTCCGACATCGGTTTTGAATTGGCGGATGGCTTCCAGAAAAGGAAGACTTTCAATATCCCCGACCGTTCCACCAATTTCAATAAGGACCAAATCCACTCCGCCCGCAACTTTCATAATAGAGGCTTTGATTTCATCGGTGATATGGGGGATGACCTGAACAGTGTGACCCAGATAATCGCCGTGTCTCTCTTTCTGGATAACGGTGTCGTAGATTTTGCCGGTCGTGAAATTGTTTCGCCGTGTCATTTTGGCGCTGGTGAAGCGTTCATAATGACCCAGATCAAGGTCTGTTTCGGAACCGTCGTCGGTAACAAAGACCTCTCCGTGTTGGAAGGGATTCATGGTTCCGGGATCAACATTGATGTAAGGATCGAATTTTTGGAGTGTGATTTTAAGACCGCGGTTTTCAAGCAGGGCGCCAATGGATGCGGCGGCAATGCCCTTGCCCAGCGAAGAGACCACTCCCCCCGTGACAAAAATGAATTTTGTTTTTTGATTGGGCGGCACGGGAAATGTCATTAACACGGTCCATGGTCCACGGTCAATGGTCCATCGTCCATTTTTTTAACGTTTCGAATATTGTGGGCGTTTGCGTGCTTTTCTGCATCCCACTTTGCGGCGTTCTTTTTCTCTGGGGTCCCGGGTCAAAAGGCTGGAGACTTTGAGCGGCTTGCGCAGATCGGGATTCATGTCAATGAGGGCTCTGGAGATGCCATGTTGCAATGCTTCTGCCTGTCCGGAAATGCCTCCGCCAACCAAGATGGCGCTGACATTGTATTTGCCTTCAGTGCCAGTGACATTAAAAGGCTGTTGGACAGCCAACTGAAAACTTTCATGACCAAAATATTGGGTAAGACCCTTACCGTTTACATTGATTTCGCCGGTGCCGGGAAGGAGGCGGACACGTGCAATAGCGGTTTTACGTCTTCCAGTCGCTGTAAATTCTTTTTTCGCTTTTGTTGTCATAAATTATTTTAACGGAGTTGGGTTTTGAGCGGTATGTGGGTGGCAGTCTCCCTCATAGACTTTTAATTTTTGAATTAATTTGTCGGCCAAAAAGTTTTTCGGGAGCATTCCTTTGACTGCTTTTTTCAAAATAGCTTCTGGGTGTCTTACCTGCAATTCTTTGGCAGTGTGTTGTTTGATGCCTCCGGGAAATCCCGTATGGCGGTAATAAATTTTGTCGTCCCATTTTTTGCCGGTGAGATTGATTTTGTCGGCATTGATGGCAACCACAAAATCTCCACCATCAACATTGGGTGTGTAGGTGGCTCTGTTCTTGCCGCGCAAAACATCGGCAATCTTGGTGGCGGCGCGGCCCAGTGTTTTTCCTTCCAGATCAATGATCCACCACTGGCGCTGTACCTCTCCGGATTTCAACGTAAATGTTTTTTGTTGTTTTGACATGAGGGGGTGCTCATAGACAAAAAGCAAAATGAAGTCAAATGCTATTCCCGCCTCCTTGACAATCTCTGTTGGCTGTATATATCCCCGCCATGCCTATTTACGAATATGGTTGTGTTGCTTGTGGCAAACACCACGAAATCATTCAAAAGATAAATGAACCTCTTTTGACGATTTGTCCTGCCTGCGGGGGAAAATTGGAGAAGAAGTTCTCGCTTTCCGGTTTTCAACTCAAAGGTGGGGGATGGTATAAAGATGGTTATACCTCCTCCGAAAAAACTTCTGAAAAAACCACACCCTCGACCCCCCTAAAAAAACCGGAAAAATCTGGGAAATAAATCTTATTTTTTCAGGCGACGGAGGACTTTTTCCAAAACGGTGATGGTTTGATTGATCTCTTCATTGGTTGTTTCAAAGCTCAAAGAAAACCGGACCGTTCCTTTGGATCTCTTTTGAGAAAACCCCATCGCTTTTAAAACATGGGAAGGATCAAGTGAGCCGGCACTGCAAGCGGAACCGGTGGAAACAGCGATCGCTTCTTCATTCAATAAGAGGCAAATTGTTTCGGCATCCAATCCCTCAAAAGTAATACTGGACGTGTTTGGAAGGCGTGGTCCTTCTTTTCCGTTAATCTGAACAAATCCAAATTTATCTTTAAGATGAGTTTCAAAAGAATTTCGCAATTCGCTTGTTTGACAACCATTTTGGGCCAGACGCTTCTGGGAAAGTTCGCAGGCTTTTCCCAGTCCGATAATGCCGGCCACATTTTCGGTGCCCGCTCTTCGGCTTCGCTCTTGGCTTCCGCCAACAAGTTGCGCCTTGATCTGTGTACCGCGACGGACATAAAGCGCTCCAACGCCTTTGGGTGCGTGAAGTTTGTGTCCCGCGAGAGTCAACAGAGAAACGCGCGCCTTTTGCAAATCGACAGGAATTTTTCCGACAGCTTGAATGGCATCCGAATGAAACGGAATTTTATTTTCCTCACAAATTTTTGCGATTTCTTCGACGGGAAAAAGAACCCCGGTTTCATTGTTCGCCCACATAATGGACACAAGGGCGGTGTCGCTTCGTATCGCTTTTTTAAGATCTTCCAGATGAAGGGCTCCGGAGGATTGAACGGGAAGATAAGTGATTTTGAAATTTTCTTTCTCGAGTTCGTGACAGAGAGACGAAACGGAGGAATGTTCTACTTGTGTTGTAATAATGTGTCGTTTTTTGGGATTGGCTTGTAATGCGCCGCGAATGGCCAGATTGTTCGCTTCGGTTCCGCCGCTCGTGAAAATAATTTCATTGGATTTTTGCGCCCCAATGAGGCGCGCGACCTGGTCGCGGGCGTGGTCAACATGTTTTGTAACCTGAGATCCAAAATGGTGAATGCTGGAAGGATTGCCCCACAGTTCGGTATAAAAAGGAAGCAGGGCTGACAAAACATCAGGATGCGGTTTGGTTGTGGCGTTATTATCGAGATAAATCACGGGCATGAGCTATACGCTCAGTGCGGGGCTGTCAATAGACTTTAAAATTAAAAATCAAAAAGCAAAAATTAAAAACACAGACCAAAATTAAAATAAAAAACCAAAGATTAAATATCAAAAACACAAATCAAAAATAAAAAATTTTTGCTTTTTGGTTTGTGTTTTTAATTTTTGCTTTTTGCTTTTTGATTTTTAATTTTAATTTCGTCTATGCCAATTTTGCGTTGGGCGGTGGGACGGTTTGACCTTGGGGTTGGCGTAACATTTGGACCATTGCCAGTGCGTAGCCCAAAACACTGGGGACATAATTTTGGGTTTCGCGAAAAGGGGGGATGCGCATCCCGTGTTTTTCGACATTGTGTTCTCCGGCGTTATAGCCAGCGAGAGTTAGCTCCACATTTCCTTTGAAATGATCGAAGAGCCATCGGAGATATTTCGTTCCCCCTTCGATATTTTGGCGTGGATCGAAAGAATTTGTAACGCCGAAACGGCGGGCCGTTTGCGGCATCAGTTGCATCAGTCCTTTGGCTCCGGCAGGGGAGTGAGCGCGAACATTTCCGCCCGACTCTTGCAAAATCACTCCGCAAATCAGCTCCACGGGAATGTTATGTCTCTGCGCGCAATCGCGAATGATGGGCGCATATTTGGCCAATTTTTGCGCTTGCCCCATTGTAATGCTCTGGGGTTTGGCGCGGTGATGAGGGATATTGTGAATTGGTTTGGCGACGTTTACTTTATTATGGAGGAGCTTGTTAAAACCCTTGTCCGACTTTTTAAGGTTCTTCTGCGCCTCAAAAAAAGCCAGCATATGCTCCGAAATCTTCTTATTGTTCACAGGATTATTCATAACTCATTCAAATTATAAAGTTTTTGGTCCCTCAAAGACAAGCCATTAAAACACATCGACCTCCATTACTATTATCGGCTTTAAAGAGGGGTAAAGTTGCGTCCGGGGAAAAGTCAAATATTATTCCACCAGAAGCGGATGCGGAGGCTTAAAAGTGGGGGCGAAGATCCAGTTCGTGGGCCCTTTTAAAAGCCGCCAAAGCTTCTTCACGTCGGCCAAGTCCTGAGAGAGCATTACCACGGTTGAAATGGGCAGAGGCAAAATTTGGATCGATGGCAATGGCTCGATCATAAGCATCCAAGGCTTCTTTGTTTCGGCCAAGTCCTGAGAGAGCATTACCACGGTTGAAATGGGCAAAGGCAAAATTTGGGTCGATGGCAATGGCTCGGTCATAAGTAGCCAAGGCTTCTTTGTTTCGGTTCAGTTCTCTGAGAACAACACCACGGTTGGAATGGGCTAAGGTAAAATTTGGATCGATGGCAATGGCTCGGTCATAAGCAGCCAAGGCTTCTTTGTTTCGGCCAAGTTCTGAGAGAGCATTACCACGGTTGGAATGGGCAGAGGCAAAATTTGGATCGATGGCAATGGCTCGATCATAAGCAGCCAAGGCTTCTTTGTTTCGGTTCAGTTCTCCGAGAACAATACCACGCATGATTAGGAATTCGTTTTCTAATTGTTTGTCATCCAAGGTTTGAAGATAGACCTCATTTTGAATTTGTTCCGGAGTGACGTTATAAGGGGGGCGGAGATATTCTTCGTTAGATGTCAAATCGCCAAAATCAACATTAAATTCTCCGCCATCTTCTCTTTTTCCTCTTAAAAAAAGATGTTCTGGAGCCTTCACTGCTTGTAGGGTCACTCCCCGCTCATCTCCCATTGCCATGGCAACAAAACTCGATGTGTCGCAATCCAGTTGTCTGCTGGCTATGTTGGTGATTAATGAAGGATCCTTTTGACTTTCAAAAACGATTCCGGCTCCTTTTATTAGTTGATAATAAATAGGTGATTCCTGTTCCGGTGGTAAATGATGTTGCGGTCCAAGAGTTTTATTGGCATCCGCGACGCGATCTGCGATAAAAAGATAGGCCGATTGCATCAACGCATCGGAATGCAAGTCGGACAACCAATACATGAGTTGATGAATCCGGTTGTCAACAGAGAGTCTTTCGCCCCACTTCAGAAAAGGAATTTTTGCGGAGAGAGCAGGGCGGTTGTTGCGAAGATAGGTTTTGTAATCATCACGGTCTCCGACTATTCCGTTACCGTTGAGATCCCCAAAAACTTCATTGCCTTCAATGACGCCGTTGCCATCCAGATCGATTCCTCCCGTCTTCGAGAAATCGGGATAGGCCACGGTTAAAACCCCTTCAATCCAGAATTTAGCAACGTTCACCATACATTCTTATTATCGGCAATCTCCCCGCGAAAGTTGTTACCCGATCCTAAAAAAACAATGTAGTAATAAAACACAGAATGTGGTAATAAATGTGGTAATAGAAAGAGGAGGGGTTATGAAATCGTTGAATATCGCTTACTTGGAGTTAAATGCTCTACCAATAGGTTTGGGTCAAATGATGCAAACATTGGGTGAATATAAGGGCAAACAGGACCTGTATACGAAGCAAACGCCGCAGGTTCTGGAAACCTTAAAACAGGCCGCCATAGTACAAAGTTCCGAATCTTCCAA includes:
- a CDS encoding HEPN domain-containing protein, producing MDSLTRQWVERAEYDLKSISHVLKGGRYLYVAFMCQQSLEKMLKAVVASHGKAPPFVHNLVRLAQDAQCYDEMSEEFRVLLADLNPYYIKARYGEYKQALSKVCTGLKAKFFFKKTQELSKWLKQKIK
- the nifS gene encoding cysteine desulfurase NifS, whose protein sequence is MPVIYLDNNATTKPHPDVLSALLPFYTELWGNPSSIHHFGSQVTKHVDHARDQVARLIGAQKSNEIIFTSGGTEANNLAIRGALQANPKKRHIITTQVEHSSVSSLCHELEKENFKITYLPVQSSGALHLEDLKKAIRSDTALVSIMWANNETGVLFPVEEIAKICEENKIPFHSDAIQAVGKIPVDLQKARVSLLTLAGHKLHAPKGVGALYVRRGTQIKAQLVGGSQERSRRAGTENVAGIIGLGKACELSQKRLAQNGCQTSELRNSFETHLKDKFGFVQINGKEGPRLPNTSSITFEGLDAETICLLLNEEAIAVSTGSACSAGSLDPSHVLKAMGFSQKRSKGTVRFSLSFETTNEEINQTITVLEKVLRRLKK
- the rpoN gene encoding RNA polymerase factor sigma-54, whose product is MALEIKQSMKLSQQLVVTPQLQQAIKLLQLSRLELANLVQKELVENPCLEEEDEESETQKLQAEDESHGEQLEKAKEEDKGHEHLSDEIGNKDGELKEPANFDWENYIESNNIPSYTFERKTDGDDLPTYENTLTRTETLQDHLFWQLGLSGLKGIEANIAEEILGNINEDGYLQATVQEIAERTHATKEQVEACLKKVQTFDPIGVAARDLKECLLLQCAHMGGDEAKLLTKIIENHMGDLERHDYRQISKTLGISFEHVQEIAKVIHQLDPKPGRAYSNAEPQYITPDVHVQKMGKEYVVFLNDDGLPKLTVSPLYRRAIMAGETVGNQAKEYIQDKLRQALWLIKSIHQRQRTLYRVTKSIVKFQKEFFDKGTTSLKPMVLKDVAEDIGMHESTISRVTTNKYVHTPRGIFELKYFFNSSLGNNEGEGIASEVVKNHLQKLIAQESPQKPLSDQEITTILKTQHHVDIARRTVAKYREVLGILPSSRRKRQI
- a CDS encoding PTS sugar transporter subunit IIA, whose translation is MKLADTLSKDLILPDLVSQNKVDCLMEFAQAAAKAYPELKKDDIAHVLLEREKLGSTGIQDGIAIPHGKMKQLSKIIMIFGRSLKGIDFQAYDNKPTHLYFVLLAPEDATTEHLKLLARLSRLLKSPTLREKMLKAEDALALYKILCDEDEKI
- a CDS encoding tetratricopeptide repeat protein, producing the protein MVNVAKFWIEGVLTVAYPDFSKTGGIDLDGNGVIEGNEVFGDLNGNGIVGDRDDYKTYLRNNRPALSAKIPFLKWGERLSVDNRIHQLMYWLSDLHSDALMQSAYLFIADRVADANKTLGPQHHLPPEQESPIYYQLIKGAGIVFESQKDPSLITNIASRQLDCDTSSFVAMAMGDERGVTLQAVKAPEHLFLRGKREDGGEFNVDFGDLTSNEEYLRPPYNVTPEQIQNEVYLQTLDDKQLENEFLIMRGIVLGELNRNKEALAAYDRAIAIDPNFASAHSNRGNALSELGRNKEALAAYDRAIAIDPNFTLAHSNRGVVLRELNRNKEALATYDRAIAIDPNFAFAHFNRGNALSGLGRNKEALDAYDRAIAIDPNFASAHFNRGNALSGLGRREEALAAFKRAHELDLRPHF
- a CDS encoding nucleotidyltransferase domain-containing protein, encoding MVKTKNQVISIVRRYVGEVAKQYKVSKVILFGSYATGSAKSHSDIDLVIVSPDFRKKSEMEILENLSRIAAKVSPLLEVLAMTPEDLKSPDPRSFSYQVKRTGLSIAA
- a CDS encoding CTP synthase, which gives rise to MTFPVPPNQKTKFIFVTGGVVSSLGKGIAAASIGALLENRGLKITLQKFDPYINVDPGTMNPFQHGEVFVTDDGSETDLDLGHYERFTSAKMTRRNNFTTGKIYDTVIQKERHGDYLGHTVQVIPHITDEIKASIMKVAGGVDLVLIEIGGTVGDIESLPFLEAIRQFKTDVGEENVLYAHVTLVPHIDAAGELKTKPTQHSVQKLREIGIQPDILLCRTDRDLSKEIRAKISLFCNLPANCVFSAKDAKSIYEVPLNFHEEGVDEKIVELLNIWTRTPDLKEWKTLTENIRNPQGEVHIAVVGKYVHLKDSYKSLNEALCHAGFANKVRVCLDYIDSEMIDEKASWETLTKAHAILVPGGFGERGIEGKIKTIRYARENKIPFFGICLGMQLAVIEIARDLCKLEGANSTEFDPKTPYPVIDIMTEQKAVLNKGATMRLGSYPCNIEKGTKALEAYEEKEINERHRHRYEFNNQFTKNLSDAGLKISGVCPTTNLVEIMELTDHPWFLGCQFHPEYRSKPMNAHPLFSHFIQAGLAFAKRRNWTNQKTGEPKVVSRQASPIAKIKKKSFSDRA
- a CDS encoding lytic transglycosylase domain-containing protein, producing the protein MNNPVNNKKISEHMLAFFEAQKNLKKSDKGFNKLLHNKVNVAKPIHNIPHHRAKPQSITMGQAQKLAKYAPIIRDCAQRHNIPVELICGVILQESGGNVRAHSPAGAKGLMQLMPQTARRFGVTNSFDPRQNIEGGTKYLRWLFDHFKGNVELTLAGYNAGEHNVEKHGMRIPPFRETQNYVPSVLGYALAMVQMLRQPQGQTVPPPNAKLA
- the rpsI gene encoding 30S ribosomal protein S9, which encodes MTTKAKKEFTATGRRKTAIARVRLLPGTGEINVNGKGLTQYFGHESFQLAVQQPFNVTGTEGKYNVSAILVGGGISGQAEALQHGISRALIDMNPDLRKPLKVSSLLTRDPREKERRKVGCRKARKRPQYSKR
- a CDS encoding zinc ribbon domain-containing protein → MPIYEYGCVACGKHHEIIQKINEPLLTICPACGGKLEKKFSLSGFQLKGGGWYKDGYTSSEKTSEKTTPSTPLKKPEKSGK
- the rplM gene encoding 50S ribosomal protein L13, whose amino-acid sequence is MSKQQKTFTLKSGEVQRQWWIIDLEGKTLGRAATKIADVLRGKNRATYTPNVDGGDFVVAINADKINLTGKKWDDKIYYRHTGFPGGIKQHTAKELQVRHPEAILKKAVKGMLPKNFLADKLIQKLKVYEGDCHPHTAQNPTPLK
- the raiA gene encoding ribosome-associated translation inhibitor RaiA, whose amino-acid sequence is METTFTFRNINASDALKTHTLDKLTKLGKYLVKPTQAHIIFGVERFNHVVEVTLNANGIQYISHEKSEDMYTSIDKAVAKLERQLKKYKERLKEHKS